The Peribacillus simplex genome contains a region encoding:
- a CDS encoding LysM peptidoglycan-binding domain-containing protein, producing the protein MKKSVVAFSTLAILSSTFVSPALAGTYTVKSGDNLSKIAQKHNTTVKDLKQLNNLKSDFLRINQKLITPNSTTTSNASSVSVKKTKKTTYTIVSGDTLTRIANKHDLTLAELMKMNNLKSDRIYAGAKLIVSKSTTTTTIDLPGSSKPSNVTQTPANSSTYIVVKGDTLSKIAGKTNLTVAQLKSINSLKSDLIRVGQRLKLSKSASTAPADNNDAGKVEAPSAGNKVVKLVSEAKKLVGTPYSWAGASPSGFDCSGFIYYTFKKAGYDIPRLSSSTYYDMGKKVTSPKSGDLIFFATGSNKSVVSHMGIYLGGGEFIHASSSKGVTISATSNSYFKSKIIGYRSL; encoded by the coding sequence GTGAAAAAAAGTGTTGTCGCATTTTCGACATTAGCCATTCTTTCTTCGACTTTTGTTTCTCCTGCCCTTGCCGGTACATATACAGTCAAAAGCGGTGATAATTTAAGTAAAATCGCCCAGAAGCATAATACGACGGTAAAAGACTTAAAACAGCTTAATAACCTAAAATCAGACTTTTTGAGAATCAATCAGAAATTAATTACACCCAACTCCACAACGACATCCAATGCTTCTTCTGTTTCCGTGAAAAAAACAAAGAAAACCACATATACCATCGTTTCAGGTGATACCTTAACCAGGATAGCAAACAAGCATGACCTTACCCTTGCTGAATTGATGAAAATGAATAACTTAAAATCCGATAGAATTTATGCAGGCGCCAAACTTATCGTATCCAAATCAACCACCACCACTACCATAGATTTACCCGGCAGCTCCAAACCATCCAATGTGACACAGACCCCAGCCAATTCGTCTACTTACATAGTGGTAAAAGGTGATACTCTTTCCAAGATTGCCGGAAAAACCAACTTGACCGTAGCCCAGCTTAAATCAATCAACTCCTTAAAGTCCGATTTAATCAGAGTGGGACAAAGACTAAAATTAAGTAAATCGGCAAGCACTGCCCCTGCAGATAATAACGATGCCGGAAAAGTGGAAGCCCCAAGTGCGGGGAACAAAGTGGTCAAGCTCGTTTCCGAAGCCAAGAAATTAGTCGGTACACCATATTCGTGGGCGGGTGCCTCCCCATCAGGTTTCGATTGCAGCGGGTTTATTTACTATACGTTCAAAAAGGCCGGGTATGATATTCCCAGGCTTTCATCTTCCACATATTATGATATGGGTAAAAAAGTCACTTCACCGAAAAGCGGCGATCTTATCTTCTTTGCAACTGGTTCCAATAAATCAGTGGTAAGCCATATGGGAATCTACTTGGGCGGCGGGGAATTCATCCATGCCTCATCAAGTAAGGGAGTAACAATCAGTGCTACTTCAAACTCTTATTTCAAAAGTAAAATCATCGGTTATAGAAGTTTATAA
- a CDS encoding LCP family protein codes for MRSEHKKKKKKRKTFKIIGFTLLILFIGAGVYGASVYQSLAGAISTMQGTAHKTDKRVEDIKFKSKDPFSLLILGVDERKNDSGRSDTMIVMTVNPKKESIELLSLPRDTRTEIIGKGTTDKMNHAYAYGGVAMSINTVEAYLDIPIDYYVKMNMEGFQDIVNAVGGVTVDNDMDLAYKGYTFNKGTIDLDGKEALIYSRIRKEDPRGDYGRQMRQRQVIQAVMKKGASLSTLTNYDDIFEALGKNVETNLTFNEMLSIQNNYKSSLKNIEQYTLEGDNQRVNGVWYNIVPEDTKLEAQNRVKAHLGL; via the coding sequence ATGAGATCCGAACATAAAAAAAAGAAAAAGAAACGCAAAACGTTTAAAATAATCGGCTTCACCCTTCTTATCCTTTTCATCGGCGCAGGTGTTTATGGCGCTTCAGTTTATCAATCATTAGCAGGTGCGATCAGCACCATGCAGGGTACGGCCCATAAAACGGATAAACGAGTAGAGGACATCAAGTTCAAAAGCAAAGATCCATTTTCATTACTAATTCTTGGTGTGGATGAAAGAAAAAATGACTCAGGCCGATCAGATACGATGATTGTCATGACGGTTAATCCTAAAAAGGAATCGATTGAGTTATTGAGTTTACCGAGAGATACGCGTACAGAAATCATCGGTAAAGGTACAACAGATAAAATGAACCATGCCTATGCATATGGCGGAGTTGCCATGTCGATAAATACAGTGGAAGCCTATTTGGATATTCCGATTGATTATTACGTCAAAATGAATATGGAAGGCTTTCAGGATATTGTGAATGCTGTTGGTGGTGTCACAGTCGATAATGATATGGACCTTGCCTATAAAGGATATACCTTCAACAAAGGCACAATCGACTTAGATGGTAAAGAGGCCTTGATTTATTCCCGAATCCGTAAGGAAGATCCCCGCGGGGATTATGGACGGCAAATGCGGCAACGCCAGGTTATCCAAGCTGTCATGAAAAAAGGGGCAAGCCTATCAACACTTACCAATTATGACGATATATTCGAAGCTCTAGGTAAAAACGTGGAAACCAATTTAACTTTCAATGAAATGTTAAGTATCCAAAATAACTACAAATCATCCCTCAAAAATATTGAACAATATACACTTGAAGGTGACAATCAACGGGTAAATGGCGTTTGGTACAACATCGTTCCAGAAGATACAAAGCTTGAAGCCCAAAATCGTGTGAAAGCACATCTAGGATTATAA
- a CDS encoding LTA synthase family protein, which translates to MRNNLNQRLKERLFEILSFSIVAILFIYTNDRMGNDLSIGIITIIIGVAGFIVYLKEWITNRIVKGIIFSVSLLSIMAFFLGDIWFYRYYSTPITSYMWMQKSNLNGLGESIFSMMEMKDAIFLLVVIPIAESYVKKKYPLKHMALVPAVIFLMIAGLKPVKNIFIDKVDITRRYEANTFLRNWGPIGHHALDTYAYFSDSGRHGMSSEEKKAVSDYFNKKKRKENVHSGSLEGKNLIIIQVESLQSFPLFQSSAGQEVTPFMNELAKGGLYFPNVYPQTVFGNSSDGELIVNTGLFPLKQGATFFRFPYNDFPGLAKELKKSDYQSFAFHGDEEDFWNRQHAYPSLGFDDYLSIEDMKQDEMISMGLGDRSFFNQSYDFLKDKRNPYYAFFVTLTSHVPFSLPEEQITLKPEVGKENSYLTQYFEAIHYTDSAIGDFIKKLKDDGKLKDSVIVIYGDHDGLFLKDKHEVEAYYGSKISDEEWIEKYMPIPVIIYQEDMEGRTVEKVAGQIDILPTLYDLFNIKSSSYFGESMLNGEEGDALILKGDYGSQMKINGEGKVDGFSSEDQKEINLSDQVIRSDYFKQIEKKAKKEDD; encoded by the coding sequence ATGAGGAATAACCTGAATCAACGATTGAAGGAGAGGCTATTTGAGATATTGTCATTTTCAATCGTGGCCATACTTTTCATTTATACGAATGATAGGATGGGTAACGATCTTTCTATTGGGATCATTACCATAATCATCGGTGTTGCCGGTTTTATTGTTTATCTGAAGGAATGGATAACGAATCGAATCGTAAAAGGCATCATTTTTTCAGTTTCCCTTCTTTCAATCATGGCCTTTTTCCTTGGGGACATCTGGTTTTATCGTTATTATTCGACACCTATAACTTCCTATATGTGGATGCAAAAAAGCAATCTGAATGGGCTAGGTGAAAGTATATTCAGTATGATGGAAATGAAGGATGCAATCTTTCTTCTGGTAGTCATCCCAATTGCTGAATCATATGTGAAGAAAAAATACCCCCTCAAGCATATGGCACTAGTGCCGGCCGTAATATTCCTGATGATAGCAGGATTAAAGCCGGTCAAGAATATCTTTATCGACAAAGTAGATATAACCCGGCGTTATGAGGCGAATACCTTCTTGCGCAACTGGGGCCCTATCGGTCATCACGCATTGGATACATATGCCTATTTTTCTGACTCGGGAAGGCATGGGATGTCCTCGGAAGAAAAGAAGGCCGTTTCTGATTACTTCAATAAAAAGAAAAGAAAGGAAAATGTCCATTCCGGATCCTTGGAGGGGAAGAACCTCATTATCATCCAGGTGGAATCCTTACAGTCGTTTCCGCTATTTCAAAGCAGTGCCGGGCAGGAGGTCACGCCATTCATGAATGAACTGGCGAAAGGGGGGCTGTACTTCCCGAATGTATATCCACAGACGGTATTTGGAAATTCATCTGACGGAGAGCTTATCGTGAATACCGGACTATTTCCTTTAAAGCAAGGTGCGACCTTTTTTCGATTCCCTTATAATGATTTTCCGGGCCTTGCTAAGGAATTAAAGAAGTCGGATTATCAAAGTTTTGCTTTCCACGGAGATGAAGAAGACTTTTGGAATAGGCAGCATGCATATCCCTCGCTAGGGTTTGATGACTATCTTTCCATAGAGGATATGAAGCAGGATGAGATGATTTCGATGGGCTTGGGGGACCGCAGTTTCTTCAATCAAAGCTATGATTTCTTAAAAGATAAACGGAATCCCTATTACGCCTTTTTCGTTACTTTGACTAGCCATGTACCTTTTTCACTGCCGGAAGAACAGATAACATTGAAGCCTGAAGTTGGAAAAGAAAACAGTTACCTGACCCAATATTTTGAAGCCATTCATTATACAGATTCTGCCATTGGGGATTTCATAAAGAAGTTGAAGGATGACGGGAAATTGAAAGACAGCGTGATTGTGATATACGGAGATCATGATGGTCTATTTTTAAAGGATAAACACGAGGTTGAAGCATATTACGGCAGTAAAATTAGCGATGAAGAGTGGATTGAAAAATATATGCCCATCCCCGTGATCATTTATCAGGAGGATATGGAAGGAAGAACGGTTGAAAAGGTAGCGGGCCAAATCGATATTCTGCCAACTCTATATGATCTGTTCAATATTAAGAGTTCTTCATACTTTGGAGAGAGCATGCTGAATGGCGAAGAGGGAGATGCTTTGATATTGAAAGGGGATTATGGTTCCCAAATGAAAATAAATGGGGAAGGCAAGGTCGATGGATTTTCATCAGAAGACCAAAAGGAGATAAATCTGAGTGATCAAGTGATACGCTCCGATTACTTTAAACAAATTGAGAAAAAGGCAAAAAAAGAGGATGACTGA
- a CDS encoding SLAP domain-containing protein, translating to MSSFGKRDNAALDVHELLNQDDTVHTALMFHEGWEISKQEEYVYKFHHQRLPALKPNQISISGIKLNRVEDDVIIVAFLRNSIEKAVRFDIVDLLLVDGDGKFLAKKTFDLSELGEIPALSSMPWRFLFEEGDMLAESVPDEGWKIAFEWKRK from the coding sequence ATGAGTTCATTTGGAAAAAGGGATAATGCAGCTTTAGATGTACATGAGTTATTAAATCAGGATGATACCGTTCATACTGCCCTGATGTTTCACGAAGGCTGGGAAATTTCCAAGCAAGAGGAATATGTATATAAATTCCACCATCAAAGGCTGCCAGCATTAAAACCGAACCAAATTTCAATATCCGGCATCAAGCTGAACAGGGTGGAAGATGATGTAATCATAGTGGCTTTTCTACGAAATTCAATAGAGAAAGCTGTCAGGTTTGATATCGTGGATTTACTGTTAGTTGATGGAGATGGAAAATTCCTCGCAAAAAAGACATTTGATCTTTCAGAGCTTGGTGAGATTCCAGCACTTTCAAGCATGCCATGGCGTTTCTTATTCGAGGAAGGAGATATGTTGGCGGAATCGGTTCCTGATGAAGGTTGGAAGATTGCCTTTGAATGGAAGAGAAAGTAG
- the secA gene encoding preprotein translocase subunit SecA: protein MLSSMKKFFKEGSKDLKRIYKLVEDVNRLEGKYESYSDLELSGMKDRFKSVLDAGDNIMDIQAEAFAVVREASKRVLNLRHHDVQIAGGFVLSEGGIAQMNTGEGKTLVSTLPSYLHALYGNGVHIITANEYLARRDMELMGQVHEFLGLTVGLNLSQMGPSAKREAYAADITYGTATEFGFDYLRDNMVYRKEEKVQRGHQFAIVDEIDSILIDEARTPLIIADRASDGTELHQITAQIMKTFIDNDDYEIFSESRSAFFTDQGASKIEEAFGIDNLYGMEHQELLHNVTQALKAHAIMKLDVDYIVIDGKVAIIDKFTGRVMEGRSFSDGLHQAIEAKEGLEISEENETQAMITVQNYFRLYHSMSGMTGSAMPSKSEFQEIYQLPVIEIPTNEPIIRVDEVDMIYKDETSKINKIVTEVKRIHDGGRPILIGTISIEQSEKISVQLEKGKIKHQILNAKTEEDEAEIIANAGQKNQVMLATNMAGRGTDILLAKDVKELGGLHIIGTERHESRRIDMQLRGRSGRQGDPGSTQFIISLEDDLFDYYDEEEIKRYIKKIKTDENGLVLGTAPDKFVKMVQETVEQMHQSSRYHLLKLEHALNEQSKIIYAMRDRILDMEPGRMSAILLEYIEKYITRLTVKYYPEHMVEPDPSAYIEELSLVFLSLGWQASDFQDLEGQIEGKALDALGELESRLRLMTFQNDAEWGNQLRAFMLQHIDTNWMNHLDEMNSVKEGIGLSGYGQQDPYTLFEKAALSQFNLLLSKIETEISIRFMEYMNSNQEDATALEEGEER from the coding sequence ATGCTATCCAGTATGAAAAAGTTCTTCAAAGAAGGTTCTAAAGACTTAAAGAGAATTTATAAGTTGGTAGAAGATGTGAATCGGCTAGAGGGAAAATATGAAAGTTATTCAGATCTGGAATTAAGCGGAATGAAGGATAGATTTAAAAGCGTATTGGATGCTGGTGACAATATAATGGATATACAAGCCGAAGCCTTTGCGGTCGTGAGGGAGGCTTCTAAACGAGTATTGAATCTTAGGCACCATGATGTTCAGATTGCAGGCGGTTTTGTCCTGAGTGAAGGGGGCATCGCACAAATGAATACGGGCGAGGGGAAGACGCTTGTCTCTACTTTGCCTAGCTATTTACATGCACTGTACGGTAATGGTGTCCATATCATTACGGCCAATGAATATTTGGCCAGACGCGATATGGAGTTAATGGGACAAGTTCATGAATTTCTAGGATTGACGGTTGGCTTGAACCTTTCCCAAATGGGGCCTTCAGCAAAACGTGAAGCGTATGCGGCAGATATCACGTATGGAACGGCAACAGAGTTCGGTTTTGATTATTTGCGAGATAATATGGTTTACCGAAAAGAAGAAAAGGTTCAGAGAGGACATCAATTTGCCATCGTCGATGAGATTGACAGCATCTTGATTGATGAAGCGAGGACACCATTGATCATTGCGGACCGGGCAAGCGACGGAACCGAGCTTCACCAGATCACGGCACAAATCATGAAGACATTTATAGACAATGATGATTACGAGATTTTCAGCGAGTCAAGGTCTGCCTTTTTTACGGATCAAGGGGCTTCCAAGATTGAAGAGGCCTTTGGTATCGACAATCTGTATGGAATGGAGCATCAAGAGTTATTACATAATGTTACACAGGCGCTAAAAGCCCATGCGATCATGAAATTGGATGTGGACTATATTGTCATCGATGGAAAGGTTGCTATCATCGATAAATTCACAGGCCGGGTGATGGAAGGGAGAAGCTTCAGTGATGGGCTTCATCAAGCAATTGAGGCAAAAGAGGGCTTGGAGATTTCCGAAGAGAATGAAACACAGGCCATGATCACCGTCCAAAATTATTTTCGATTATATCACTCAATGTCGGGGATGACAGGCAGTGCAATGCCATCAAAGTCAGAATTCCAGGAAATATATCAACTCCCCGTCATTGAAATTCCAACTAATGAGCCCATCATTCGAGTTGATGAGGTTGATATGATTTATAAAGATGAAACCAGTAAGATCAACAAAATCGTCACGGAAGTAAAACGGATTCATGATGGAGGCAGACCTATTCTGATCGGGACGATCTCCATTGAGCAATCTGAAAAAATTTCGGTTCAACTAGAGAAGGGGAAAATCAAACATCAAATCCTTAATGCGAAGACGGAAGAGGATGAAGCGGAAATCATAGCGAATGCCGGGCAAAAAAATCAAGTGATGCTGGCTACGAACATGGCTGGGAGAGGAACGGATATATTACTTGCGAAAGATGTCAAGGAACTGGGCGGCCTCCATATTATCGGTACGGAGCGACACGAAAGCCGTCGGATCGATATGCAGCTAAGAGGACGTTCCGGACGGCAGGGTGATCCCGGTTCAACCCAATTCATCATTTCTTTGGAAGATGATTTGTTTGATTACTATGATGAAGAAGAAATCAAGCGTTATATCAAGAAAATCAAAACGGATGAAAATGGATTGGTGCTGGGCACTGCACCCGATAAATTCGTTAAAATGGTTCAGGAAACGGTAGAGCAGATGCATCAATCAAGCCGTTACCATTTATTGAAGTTAGAACATGCATTAAATGAGCAGAGTAAAATCATCTATGCAATGAGAGATCGGATCCTTGATATGGAGCCTGGACGGATGTCGGCCATTTTACTTGAATATATCGAAAAATACATTACTCGGCTTACAGTGAAATATTATCCTGAACATATGGTGGAACCTGATCCCTCTGCCTATATTGAAGAGCTTTCCCTTGTCTTCCTTTCGTTAGGTTGGCAGGCAAGTGATTTTCAGGATTTAGAAGGCCAAATTGAAGGAAAAGCGTTGGATGCTTTAGGTGAATTGGAATCGAGGCTGAGGCTGATGACCTTTCAAAACGATGCAGAATGGGGAAACCAGTTGCGTGCTTTCATGCTGCAGCATATCGATACAAATTGGATGAACCATTTAGATGAAATGAACAGTGTGAAAGAAGGCATTGGTTTAAGCGGATATGGTCAGCAGGACCCATATACATTATTTGAAAAAGCGGCTCTCAGTCAATTCAACCTTCTATTAAGTAAAATTGAGACGGAGATAAGCATCCGTTTTATGGAATATATGAATAGCAATCAGGAAGATGCAACTGCTTTGGAGGAGGGTGAGGAACGATGA
- a CDS encoding alkaline phosphatase has protein sequence MNKTSRKIIHKLAQPQHFGLFVLIICFIYMSSPIQAETKNTPKNVILLIGDGMGVGAIEIARQLEYGKTGVLHLEQLEHVALMRTYSADNFVTDSAAGGSAIATGIKTNNESIGVDANGSEVDSILDAFQNNGKKVGIISTNMVVDATPAAFGASVPNRWTGGANIARQLFDNRIDVILGGGASYFEADKQNGEDLIAKFKQAGYGITTTKEELSSINKPEKLLGLFHPTYMNFKLDKEVLHSQEPSLPEMTSKAMDILSRGNKGFFLMAEGARIDHMEHAADITGIWKETIEFDQTVKEVVNWAKNRNDTLIVVLADHETMGTSASETMDITALKKIKVSSEYMSKQLTFDKNNEINPESVVSTFKKYAHISLTDQEVDQFIDNVRNNRTLVYPQHQIDWEIGSTIARHHKAGVADRSIRAASSTGGHTANMIPVFASGPGSEAFDGVIENTDISKIITKAAGVPFTPGQHKTKEE, from the coding sequence ATGAATAAGACAAGCAGAAAAATCATTCATAAACTTGCACAACCGCAACACTTTGGATTATTCGTTCTTATAATTTGCTTTATTTACATGAGCTCCCCTATTCAAGCAGAGACAAAAAACACCCCCAAGAATGTCATATTGCTGATTGGCGACGGCATGGGGGTAGGGGCCATAGAGATTGCCCGGCAATTGGAATATGGAAAGACAGGCGTTCTACATTTGGAACAACTGGAGCATGTTGCCCTGATGCGCACCTATTCCGCCGATAACTTCGTCACTGACTCTGCAGCAGGAGGGTCCGCGATTGCCACTGGTATAAAAACCAACAATGAATCAATCGGTGTCGATGCCAATGGTTCCGAGGTGGATAGTATATTGGATGCATTTCAGAACAATGGAAAAAAAGTGGGGATCATCTCAACCAATATGGTAGTCGATGCCACGCCCGCTGCCTTTGGCGCAAGTGTTCCTAACCGCTGGACAGGAGGCGCAAATATCGCGAGGCAGCTATTTGATAACCGGATCGACGTCATTCTCGGCGGAGGTGCCAGCTATTTCGAGGCGGATAAGCAAAATGGCGAGGATTTAATCGCTAAATTTAAACAAGCTGGCTATGGGATCACGACGACGAAAGAAGAACTTAGTTCCATTAATAAACCGGAAAAACTTTTAGGGTTATTTCACCCAACCTATATGAATTTTAAACTGGATAAAGAAGTATTACATTCTCAAGAGCCATCCCTGCCCGAAATGACATCCAAAGCGATGGATATTTTATCAAGAGGTAATAAAGGATTCTTCTTGATGGCCGAAGGAGCGCGTATTGACCATATGGAGCATGCAGCCGATATCACTGGAATATGGAAAGAAACGATCGAATTTGACCAAACCGTGAAAGAGGTTGTAAATTGGGCGAAAAATCGAAATGATACATTGATTGTTGTACTTGCAGACCACGAAACAATGGGGACCTCCGCTTCTGAAACAATGGATATCACTGCATTGAAAAAAATCAAGGTTTCATCTGAATATATGTCCAAACAGCTTACATTCGATAAAAACAATGAAATCAATCCAGAAAGTGTCGTTTCCACATTCAAGAAGTATGCACATATATCCCTTACGGATCAGGAAGTCGACCAATTCATCGATAACGTAAGAAATAATAGAACGCTTGTCTATCCACAACATCAAATCGATTGGGAAATCGGAAGCACCATCGCCAGGCACCATAAGGCGGGTGTAGCTGATCGAAGCATACGGGCGGCCAGTTCCACAGGAGGGCACACAGCCAATATGATTCCCGTTTTCGCCTCGGGTCCAGGCAGTGAAGCCTTCGATGGAGTCATTGAAAATACGGATATTTCTAAAATCATCACAAAAGCCGCCGGCGTTCCCTTCACACCCGGTCAGCATAAAACAAAAGAGGAATGA
- a CDS encoding SpoIID/LytB domain-containing protein codes for MRSLRYLFIAFFIIFFAFPSHEATAAEETTMEVKLKNYLGNRTSVKITATGDYRTSGGEIFIREGENLTLKVESAKLAVYKGFKKTGSYASFKVIPVKPDASLSINGRPYLGSFSFTAEDGYIRPINHVYMEDYLKGVVPLEMPDLWHSEALKAQAIAARTYALRHQSTIIDDTVSYQVYGGAAGHYRTNSAIEQTKGMVIKHDGEIIEAFFSSSNGGMTESNSNVWSSGNPLAYLSIKEDLYDSKTNWEIMLDKQQIDLSKMDLSKPEEWWASVEEKDKTVVPKLKVWLKNNGYANKDIKITEVPLLTFTDEKTGGRVTKGSIQLNFYVRGLVDDRGKLLQQTVKLTNVAASKIRGMVGQEVMKSYLVDHSSTDPSKISIEGSGYGHGVGLSQFGAKNRAEAGQSYQEILGFYYPDTTIEKEYGPGAGSKTELVVKSEPNSVNMKAETDHSNGEVGVTYSLKEDAVVTLTIKDSKGKALATPVRDQTMKKGTHSAIWNTKTVSNGTYEAEISAMDRSGNEGLATMAIKISKDTSAPKITDVNTSGDYSTEKANITYTINENADVTVEIKNSKGKVVGILSERQFNKGRHSATWDFKNMSNGMFTVTISAKDKSDNQKSISTKVSIRKTTGIVTASELYIKENKNASSETVGNLYRDQAVTILAQQDEWYKVKKGSRIGYVLKKHVKK; via the coding sequence ATGAGAAGTTTAAGGTATTTGTTTATCGCTTTCTTTATCATTTTTTTTGCATTTCCTTCTCATGAAGCAACGGCAGCGGAAGAGACTACGATGGAAGTGAAACTGAAGAATTATCTGGGGAATAGAACCAGCGTCAAAATAACGGCAACCGGGGACTACCGTACTTCAGGGGGAGAGATATTCATTAGGGAGGGTGAAAATCTGACTTTGAAAGTGGAGTCGGCTAAACTTGCCGTCTACAAAGGTTTTAAGAAAACGGGATCTTATGCTTCCTTTAAGGTGATTCCAGTTAAACCTGATGCTTCATTGTCCATAAACGGCCGTCCGTATCTTGGCTCATTTTCATTTACAGCGGAGGACGGTTATATCCGGCCAATTAATCATGTTTACATGGAAGATTATCTAAAAGGCGTTGTCCCGCTGGAGATGCCAGATCTATGGCATTCCGAAGCCTTAAAGGCACAGGCGATTGCCGCCCGGACTTATGCACTTCGCCATCAATCCACAATAATTGATGATACGGTTTCTTACCAAGTTTATGGCGGGGCTGCCGGTCACTATCGAACTAATTCAGCCATTGAACAGACAAAGGGTATGGTAATCAAACATGATGGCGAAATAATCGAAGCGTTCTTTTCCTCAAGCAATGGAGGAATGACCGAATCGAATTCAAATGTTTGGTCAAGCGGCAACCCCCTTGCATATTTATCCATAAAAGAAGATCTCTATGATTCGAAAACCAATTGGGAGATAATGCTGGACAAACAGCAAATCGACCTTTCAAAAATGGATTTATCTAAACCGGAAGAATGGTGGGCAAGTGTAGAGGAAAAAGATAAAACGGTTGTGCCGAAGCTGAAGGTTTGGCTGAAGAACAATGGATATGCGAATAAAGATATTAAAATAACGGAGGTTCCCTTGTTAACATTTACAGATGAAAAAACGGGAGGCCGTGTAACGAAGGGCTCCATCCAACTGAATTTCTATGTAAGGGGTCTCGTTGATGACAGGGGGAAACTTTTGCAGCAAACGGTTAAGCTTACTAATGTAGCGGCTTCCAAAATCAGGGGCATGGTGGGACAAGAGGTGATGAAAAGTTATTTGGTTGACCATTCATCTACCGATCCTTCCAAAATCTCTATTGAAGGATCAGGATATGGGCATGGTGTCGGACTAAGTCAGTTTGGAGCGAAAAACAGAGCGGAAGCAGGCCAATCATATCAAGAGATTTTGGGGTTTTATTATCCTGACACAACTATAGAAAAGGAATATGGACCAGGTGCTGGATCTAAAACGGAACTTGTCGTAAAGTCGGAGCCGAATTCAGTAAACATGAAAGCGGAGACGGATCATTCTAATGGTGAGGTTGGAGTCACATACTCCTTAAAAGAAGATGCTGTAGTAACACTCACGATTAAAGATAGTAAAGGGAAAGCCTTAGCTACCCCAGTCCGTGACCAAACAATGAAAAAGGGTACCCATTCAGCAATCTGGAACACAAAAACGGTAAGTAACGGTACATATGAAGCGGAAATATCAGCAATGGACCGAAGCGGGAATGAAGGTTTGGCCACAATGGCGATTAAGATCAGTAAAGATACGTCGGCACCGAAAATCACCGATGTCAATACATCTGGTGATTATAGTACCGAGAAAGCGAACATAACCTATACAATTAATGAAAACGCTGATGTAACAGTGGAAATCAAGAACAGTAAAGGTAAGGTTGTTGGCATCCTTTCTGAAAGGCAGTTCAATAAAGGCAGGCACTCGGCAACCTGGGATTTCAAAAATATGTCCAACGGGATGTTTACGGTGACAATCTCCGCTAAGGATAAGAGTGACAACCAGAAATCCATTTCAACGAAAGTCTCCATTAGGAAGACCACGGGAATAGTGACAGCAAGCGAATTATATATTAAAGAAAATAAAAATGCATCTTCTGAAACGGTTGGGAATCTATACAGGGACCAAGCCGTAACGATCCTGGCTCAACAAGATGAATGGTATAAAGTGAAAAAGGGAAGCCGAATTGGGTATGTATTAAAAAAACATGTAAAAAAATGA